From the Rhizobium sp. SL42 genome, the window CGCCCTGATCGGCCACAGCCTGTGGATGAAGCGCGAATTCATCGCCAGCCCCTTGCCGGCTGAAGCCATCGCCAACGCCCCTCGCCTGCGCATCCTCAGCTTCAACATCCTCAACGACAATGTCGAGAATGCCGCAAATATCGCCGACATGATCCAGGGGTCGCAAGCGGATGTGGTCTACATCATGGAGGCCAATCCGCTTTTTGGCCAGCTCGACCGGCTCGGCGAAACCTACCCCTACCGCATCGGCTGCGGCATCGAGACCCCGACCTGTGACCTGATGATGCTGTCCAAGCATCCAATCCGGGCCGGCCGTTACGACGAACTCAGCGATCTGCGCGCCGACCGCTTTGCCGAAATCGAGATCGAGGTTGCCGGCCGCAAGATCAGCCTTCTCGCGGCCCACCTGTCGAAACCGTATTTCGACGATTATCACAGCATCGAACTGGACAACCTCATCCTGGGACTGAACGACGCCAAGGGCAGTGTCATCTTGGCCGGCGATTTCAATTCGGACAGCATCGCGCCGGACATGCAACGTTTTTTGCGCCGCTCCGGCCTGCGCAAAGTCGGCCTAGAACCCGCGACCTGGCCGATCGAAGCCGGCATGGCCGGGATTGCGATCGATCACATCTTCATCGGCAAGGAGTTCGCGCCACTGTCGCTCAAGCGCCTCGACGAGAGCTATGGCTCAAACCATTTCGGCCTTGTGGCCGACGTGGCACTGATCGGTGAACCCCAGCCCGACAGCTGATCGCGACGTGTCGCTGCCAGCGATTTTCCCCGCGCACGTTATGGCAGGCACGCATCAGGCCTGCTCGACAACACCCTTGGTATCGAGGAAACCGCCGGATTGCCGTGCCCAGAGCTCCGAATAGAGCCCGCCCCGCGCAACAAGATCGGAATGTGTGCCCTGTTCGATGATCCGGCCCTTGTCCATCACGACGAGGCGATCCAGCGCGGCAATGGTCGATAGCCGGTGGGCTATGGCCAGGACCGTCTTCCCCTGCATCAGCTTGTCGAGGTTGGACTGGATCGCCGCTTCGACTTCCGAATCGAGCGCCGACGTCGCCTCGTCCAGAACGAGGATCGGTGCATCCTTCAGCATCACACGGGCAATCGCGACCCGCTGGCGCTGCCCACCCGAAAGTTTCACCCCGCGCTCGCCGACATGCGCATCGAAAGCCTTGCGTCCGCGTTGGTCCTCCAGCCGCTGGATAAAATCGAGCGCCTCGGCCCTGTCCGCTGCTTTCAGCAGCTGCTCGTCCGACGCGTCTTCGCGTCCGAATACGATATTGTCGCGGATCGAGCGGTGCAGCAGCGCCGTATCCTGCGTTACCATGCCGATCTGCGACCGCAGGCTCTCCTGCGTTACCGTCGAGATATCCTGGCCGTCGATCATGATGCGGCCGCCCTCGACGTCGTAGAAACGCAGGAGAAGATTGACGAGGGTCGACTTCCCGGCCCCGGAACGGCCGACGATGCCAACCTTTTCGCCCGGCGCAATGGTCAGCGTCAGATGATCGATCACGCCCTTCTTGCGGCCATAGTGAAAGCTCAAATCCTCGAAGCGGATCTCGGGCGACACGACCCTCAGCGCCGTAGCGCCGGCGCGGTCGGTAAGGTCGATAGGCTTGGCGATCAGCTCGGCGGAATTCTGGATCGTGCCGATATTGCGCATGATGCTGTTGAGCTGCGTCATCATCCGGCCGAGCAGCATGTTGAGCCGCAGCACGAGGCCGAGCGTGAACGCGACCCCGCCGCCGGTGATCGCGCCGGAAAACCACAGATCGATCGAAATTGCAGCGACCATCACGATCATCACCCCGGACAGGATGGCAAGCGAGGCCCGGACGCCCGTCAGAAGTCGCGCAAAGGGCCTCAGCGTGTCCTGGAAACGATCAAAGCCCGCCTTGATATAGTGGTCGTTCTGCCGCTCCTTGCCGAACAGCTTCAGCGTCTGGATATTGGAATAGCTGTCCACCAGACGTCCATTCAACATCGACGATGCTTCGGCCGATTCCTTGGCGTGATAACGGATGCGCGGGACGAACAGGCGCGCAAGCACGAGGAAGATCGCGATCCAGGCGCCGATGACTGCCGACAGCCGCCAGTCGAGCTGCGCAACCAGGGCCATGGTCGAGATCGTGTAGATCACCATGAACCAGACCACCTGCAGCAGCGAGGTCAGCAGATCCCCGGTCGACTGACCTGCGGACCACACCTTGGTGACGATGCGTCCGGCAAAATCATTCTGAAAGAACGAAAGCGATTGCCGCGCGACATGCGCATAGGCCTGCCAGCGCACCAGATTGAAGAAGTTGAGGACGATCACCTGTTCTTCTACCAGCGCACCGATCGTCACGACGATGAATCGACCGGCGAGCATGACCAGAGCCATGGCGGCAAGCTCGCCACCATGGGCCGCGATCAACCCCTCCCATCCGGCATCCCTGGGCACGGTATCGAGCACATCGACCAACCGGCCGACAAACCAGAACAGGCCGGCCTCCAGCACTGCGATCGAACCGCCGAATACCGCCATGAGCAGGAAAGCAAGCTTCGCCTGGCTGACATAGAACCAGACGAACGCCCACGTCTTCTCCGGCGGACGCAAATTGTCCACGCGGGAAAAAGGATCGAGCCAATTTTCGAAGAGACGAGCAACAGAATTAAACATGCAATGCGATATAGGCGGTTTCGACCGTCAGGCAAAGCAAGCCGGCCATTACATTTGCGTAATATCGACAGCGCAAAAACGGCAACGGCGGCCGAAGCCGCCGAACCACCAGGTGTTTGCCGGGACTGCGCCCGATCAGGCGGTCGTCAACGCCGCCGGGCAGCCGTGGCTGCACCGCCGAAAGCAGAAGCCAGCCTATCGTTCATCGCACGCGCCGGTGAAGCAACAGGACGCGAGGCCGATGTCGCGGCATGGAGATCTGCGCGCCCCTCGCCCAGCCTGAACTGCGCCAGCAAGGCGTTGAGCGCGGCCGCCTGTGCTGCAAGGCTGTGGCTGGCGGCCGTCGTCTGTTCGACCATCGCCGCATTCTGCTGTGTACCCTGGTCCATCTCGTTCACCGACATATTGATCTCGGAAAGACCGGTCGACTGTTCGCGTGCCGATACCGCGATGGAGGCGACGTTGTTGTTGATCTGTTGAACCTCCGTCACGATCGACTGCAATGCCTTGCCGGTCTGGCCGACCAGATCGACGCCATCGCGGACCTTCTCGCCGGATGCGATGATCAATGCCTTGATTTCCCGCGCCGCCTTTGCCGAGCGCTGGGCCAGTTCGCGCACTTCCTGCGCCACAACGGCAAAGCCCTTGCCCGCCTCGCCGGCACGAGCCGCTTCGACCCCGGCATTCAGCGCCAGAAGGTTGGTCTGGAAGGCGATATCGTCGATCACGCCGATGATGTTGCCGATCTCGCTCGACGACTTCTCGATCGCCTCCATCGCATTGACCGCCTGATCCACGATCTCACCCGAGCGCTCGGCGCCGTGGCGGGTCTGTTCCACCAGCTTGCCCGCCTCGCCGGCGCGGTTGGCTGAATCCTTCACTGCGGTGGTCACTTGCTCCAGCGCAGCGGCGGTTTCCTCGACGGACGCAGCCTGCTGCTCGGTCCGGCGGGACAGATCATTGGCGGCGGAACGGATCTCATTGGCGCCGGCATCGATCATCCGGGCATTCTCGCCGACGGACTGCAGCACAGATTGCAGTTTTGCCACCGACTCGTTGAAATTGGCACGCAGTGGCTCAAGCTGGCCGGCAAACGGAATGTCCAGACGGAATGTCATGTCGCCATCGGACAGACCCTTCAGGCCACGCGCAATACTCTCGACAGCAAACGAGACGTCGGCGGCGGCACGAGCATTGTGTTCCTCCCGGGCAAGGCGCTCGCTTTC encodes:
- a CDS encoding ABC transporter ATP-binding protein; translation: MFNSVARLFENWLDPFSRVDNLRPPEKTWAFVWFYVSQAKLAFLLMAVFGGSIAVLEAGLFWFVGRLVDVLDTVPRDAGWEGLIAAHGGELAAMALVMLAGRFIVVTIGALVEEQVIVLNFFNLVRWQAYAHVARQSLSFFQNDFAGRIVTKVWSAGQSTGDLLTSLLQVVWFMVIYTISTMALVAQLDWRLSAVIGAWIAIFLVLARLFVPRIRYHAKESAEASSMLNGRLVDSYSNIQTLKLFGKERQNDHYIKAGFDRFQDTLRPFARLLTGVRASLAILSGVMIVMVAAISIDLWFSGAITGGGVAFTLGLVLRLNMLLGRMMTQLNSIMRNIGTIQNSAELIAKPIDLTDRAGATALRVVSPEIRFEDLSFHYGRKKGVIDHLTLTIAPGEKVGIVGRSGAGKSTLVNLLLRFYDVEGGRIMIDGQDISTVTQESLRSQIGMVTQDTALLHRSIRDNIVFGREDASDEQLLKAADRAEALDFIQRLEDQRGRKAFDAHVGERGVKLSGGQRQRVAIARVMLKDAPILVLDEATSALDSEVEAAIQSNLDKLMQGKTVLAIAHRLSTIAALDRLVVMDKGRIIEQGTHSDLVARGGLYSELWARQSGGFLDTKGVVEQA
- a CDS encoding endonuclease/exonuclease/phosphatase family protein codes for the protein MRDNIYCVFCVLLTLALAALGMRYVTELWLFSFFFSLQLQISLIVLAGILLCLLVKRGAYAWILLASCLALIGHSLWMKREFIASPLPAEAIANAPRLRILSFNILNDNVENAANIADMIQGSQADVVYIMEANPLFGQLDRLGETYPYRIGCGIETPTCDLMMLSKHPIRAGRYDELSDLRADRFAEIEIEVAGRKISLLAAHLSKPYFDDYHSIELDNLILGLNDAKGSVILAGDFNSDSIAPDMQRFLRRSGLRKVGLEPATWPIEAGMAGIAIDHIFIGKEFAPLSLKRLDESYGSNHFGLVADVALIGEPQPDS
- a CDS encoding HAMP domain-containing methyl-accepting chemotaxis protein, with the protein product MFSKVKIKFLIPALFALVVVLLLLQGVLGMRSVSELNAQAEKLGDRMEQSLMTANLDRLLSEVRRLYLMTLTASNAADQKRTLEQLQSKVAERADAFKAFSDRISDPSTKASMDKLNAVLSTYDALGEKFVTVFKASRVYEAKAIIAEMIPIGGEAGTIMQDMINEIGARSHDDQKAAALAAEFAYITTIGAIVLAAVVAAGAALLSLVRVTRPIGAITHSMNMLASGNNEISIPHTDRHDEIGEMAAAVSVFRDNAVARERLELETENNRSISESERLAREEHNARAAADVSFAVESIARGLKGLSDGDMTFRLDIPFAGQLEPLRANFNESVAKLQSVLQSVGENARMIDAGANEIRSAANDLSRRTEQQAASVEETAAALEQVTTAVKDSANRAGEAGKLVEQTRHGAERSGEIVDQAVNAMEAIEKSSSEIGNIIGVIDDIAFQTNLLALNAGVEAARAGEAGKGFAVVAQEVRELAQRSAKAAREIKALIIASGEKVRDGVDLVGQTGKALQSIVTEVQQINNNVASIAVSAREQSTGLSEINMSVNEMDQGTQQNAAMVEQTTAASHSLAAQAAALNALLAQFRLGEGRADLHAATSASRPVASPARAMNDRLASAFGGAATAARRR